One window of the Micropterus dolomieu isolate WLL.071019.BEF.003 ecotype Adirondacks linkage group LG08, ASM2129224v1, whole genome shotgun sequence genome contains the following:
- the dffa gene encoding DNA fragmentation factor subunit alpha, producing the protein MTDRKPCKVCNFTRQMSHGLVVPSLQELKVRGCEILGFSPSDPVTVVLEDDGTIVEDQAYFLCLPSNTKFMLLHEKETWSPVRRVDGGTAWMARDSVILETDTVDSSSAAAPWWDLAQQLKQDLASIILMSEADLQTLVDAPCPELASALGFQEKKAENLQQTLQRVLDRREEERQSKELLQLYLKAVDKEDRQQEEPSQPRQGGAGDVDVPDGMEVDSASGFMSRTLMVLKGKTSPETRLSTEDLQMVVTRGVEAMEKVLGWDGARTLALLQACEAELARRLQQVQAVQSIRSNTQLNSSWQSGEKSIETPGQGSS; encoded by the exons ATGACAGATAGAAAACCGTGTAAGGTGTGCAACTTCACACGACAAATGTCGCATGGATTGGTAGTTCCCTCCTTACAAGAGCTGAAAGTGAGAG GATGTGAGATTCTCGGGTTCAGCCCCAGTGACCCGGTCACAGTGGTCCTAGAGGATGATGGGACGATAGTAGAAGATCAGGCTTACTTTTTGTGTTTACCCTCAAACACAAAGTTCATGCTGTTGCATGAAAAAGAGACATGGTCTCCTGTTCGTAGGG tTGATGGTGGCACGGCCTGGATGGCCAGGGATTCTGTGATCCTGGAGACGGATACTGTGGACTCGTCCAGTGCTGCAGCACCCTGGTGGGACCTTGCTCAACAGCTGAAGCAAGACCTTGCCAGCATCATCCTCATGTCTGAGGCAGACTTACAG ACCTTAGTGGATGCCCCATGCCCTGAGCTAGCCTCTGCTCTGGGATTCCAGGAGAAGAAGGCAGAGAACCTCCAGCAGACACTGCAGAGGGTTTTGGATCGAcgagaggaggagaggcagtCCAAGGAGTTGCTCCAGCTCTACCTCAAAGCTGTGGACAAAgaggacagacagcaggaaGAGCCAAGCCAGCCCAGACAGGGAG GGGCTGGAGACGTGGATGTGCCAGACGGGATGGAGGTGGACTCTGCATCTGGATTCATGTCCCGGACACTGATGGTCCTCAAAGGCAAAACAAGCCCAGAGACCAGACTCTCTACTGAGGATCTGCAG ATGGTAGTGACCAGAGGGGTGGAAGCTATGGAGAAGGTTCTGGGCTGGGACGGAGCGAGGACATTGGCGCTGCTGCAGGCCTGCGAGGCCGAGCTGGCCAGACGGCTCCAGCAGGTTCAGGCTGTGCAGTCCATCAGGAGCAACACGCAGCTGAACAGCAGCTGGCAGTCTGGAGAGAAGAGCATAGAAACGCCAGGCCAAGGCAGCAGCTAG